One window of Acanthochromis polyacanthus isolate Apoly-LR-REF ecotype Palm Island chromosome 19, KAUST_Apoly_ChrSc, whole genome shotgun sequence genomic DNA carries:
- the LOC127531007 gene encoding GATA zinc finger domain-containing protein 14-like — MFRDSEPNNSNVEPNSSNVEPNSSNVEPNSSNVEPNSSNVEPNSSNVEPNSSDIEPNSSDIEPNSSNIEPNNSNIEPNSSNIEPNNSNIEPNSSNIEPNSSDIEPNSSNIEPNNSDIEPNNSNIEPNNSNIEPNSSNVEPNSSNIEPNNSNIEPNSSNVEPNSSNVEPNSSDIEPNSSDIEPNSSDIEPNSSDIEPNSSNIEPNNSNIEPNTSNIEPNSSNIEPNSSDIEPNSSNIEPNNSDIEPNNSNIEPNNSNIEPNSSNVEPNSSNIEPNNSNIEPNNSNIEPSSSNIEPNSSNVEPNSSDIEPNSSNIEPNNSDIEPNSSNIEPNNSNIEPNSSNIEPNSSDVEPNISNMTL; from the exons ATGTTTAGGGATTCTG AACCCAACAACTCCAACGTAGAACCCAACAGCTCCAACGTAGAACCCAACAGCTCCAACGTAGAACCCAACAGCTCCAACGTAGAACCCAACAGCTCCAACGTAGAACCCAACAGCTCCAACGTAGAACCCAACAGCTCCGACATAGAACCCAACAGCTCCGACATAGAACCCAACAGCTCCAATATAGAACCCAACAACTCCAATATAGAACCCAACAGCTCCAATATAGAACCCAACAACTCTAATATAGAACCCAACAGCTCCAATATAGAACCCAACAGCTCCGACATAGAACCTAACAGCTCCAATATAGAACCCAACAACTCCGACATAGAACCCAACAACTCCAATATAGAACCCAACAACTCCAATATAGAACCCAACAGCTCCAACGTAGAACCCAACAGCTCCAATATAGAACCCAACAACTCTAATATAGAACCCAACAGCTCCAACGTAGAACCCAACAGCTCCAACGTAGAACCCAACAGCTCCGACATAGAACCCAACAGCTCCGACATAGAACCCAACAGCTCCGACATAGAACCCAACAGCTCCGACATAGAACCCAACAGCTCCAATATAGAACCCAACAACTCCAATATAGAACCCAACACCTCTAATATAGAACCCAACAGCTCCAATATAGAACCCAACAGCTCCGACATAGAACCTAACAGCTCCAATATAGAACCCAACAACTCCGACATAGAACCCAACAACTCCAATATAGAACCCAACAACTCCAATATAGAACCCAACAGCTCCAACGTAGAACCCAACAGCTCCAATATAGAACCCAACAACTCCAATATAGAACCCAACAACTCTAATATAGAACCCAGCAGCTCCAATATAGAACCCAACAGCTCCAACGTAGAACCCAACAGCTCCGACATAGAACCTAACAGCTCCAATATAGAACCCAACAACTCCGACATAGAACCCAACAGCTCCAATATAGAACCCAACAACTCCAATATAGAACCCAACAGCTCCAATATAGAACCCAACAGCTCCGACGTAGAACCCAACATTTCCAATATGACG CTCTGA
- the nog3 gene encoding noggin-3, with amino-acid sequence METCCLLLVLVLVLGSGVQQTRSQHYYLLRPVPGGSLPVELLREDPDPLLDPEEKDLNETELRGALGGHFDPRVMSVSAPEDRSPGKDRDEVERLQLSGSVLRQIRTLDFSAPLGRKQRRRLQLWLRSYGLCPVLRTWSDLGSRFWPRYVKVGSCYSRRSCSVPEGMLCRPAKASSFTILRWRCVRKTGLRCAWIPVQYPVVTECKCSCSG; translated from the coding sequence ATGGAGAcctgctgcctgctgctggtcctggtcctggttctgggcTCCGGGGTCCAGCAGACCCGCTCCCAGCACTACTACCTGCTGCGGCCGGTGCCCGGAGGCTCCCTGCCGGTGGAGCTGCTGCGGGAGGACCCGGACCCGCTGCTGGACCCGGAGGAGAAGGACCTGAACGAGACGGAGCTCCGCGGGGCGCTGGGGGGACACTTCGACCCGCGGGTCATGTCGGTGTCCGCCCCGGAGGACCGGAGCCCCGGAAAGGACCGGGACGAGGTGGAGCGGCTGCAGCTGAGCGGCTCCGTGCTCAGACAGATCCGGACTCTGGACTTCTCGGCGCCGCTCGGCAGGAAGCAGCGGCGGCGGCTGCAGCTGTGGCTCCGGTCCTACGGACTCTGCCCGGTGCTCCGGACCTGGAGCGACCTGGGGAGCCGCTTCTGGCCCCGGTACGTGAAGGTGGGCAGCTGCTACAGCCGGCGGTCCTGCTCGGTACCGGAGGGGATGCTGTGCAGACCGGCCAAGGCCTCCAGCTTCACCATCCTCCGGTGGCGCTGCGTCAGGAAGACCGGCCTCCGGTGCGCCTGGATCCCGGTTCAGTACCCGGTGGTGACGGAGTGCAAGTGTTCCTGCAGCGGCTGA